A portion of the Cyprinus carpio isolate SPL01 unplaced genomic scaffold, ASM1834038v1 S000006825, whole genome shotgun sequence genome contains these proteins:
- the LOC109094565 gene encoding histone H2B, with amino-acid sequence MPEPAKSAPKKGSKKAVTKTAAKGGKKRRKSRKESYAIYVYKVLKQVHPDTGISSKAMGIMNSFVNDIFERIAGESSRLAHYNKRSTITSREIQTAVRLLLPGELAKHAVSEGTKAVTKYTSSK; translated from the coding sequence ATGCCTGAACCAGCGAAGTCCGCGCCCAAGAAGGGTTCCAAGAAGGCCGTCACTAAGACCGCCGCTAAAGGAGGAAAGAAGCGCAGAAAGTCCAGGAAGGAGAGCTACGCTATCTACGTGTACAAAGTGTTGAAGCAGGTTCATCCTGACACCGGGATCTCTTCTAAGGCGATGGGGATCATGAACTCTTTCGTCAACGACATCTTCGAGCGCATCGCCGGGGAGTCGTCTCGTCTCGCTCACTACAACAAGCGCTCCACCATCACATCGAGAGAGATCCAGACCGCCGTGCGTCTGCTGCTGCCCGGAGAGCTGGCCAAACACGCCGTGTCTGAGGGCACCAAGGCCGTCACCAAGTACACCAGCTCCAAGTag